The segment ATCTAATTTCAGACTCATAACAGATTGTgctactttaaaacattttagctTTGAGCATCCCTTTCTCCTCATAATTTGTCTGATCTGTGAGCTGGAAATTTAAACGTGAAGAACGCTGGAAGGTTTTACAAATAAATCCCAGAgttgtaggtgttggaagggcCCTCTGGAGCTTCCACATTCCACccagggtgggcagtgataggacaagggggaatggtttgaaactgagacaggggaggttcaggttggatcttaggaggaagtttttcccccagagggtggtgacgcactggaacaggttgcccaaggaggctgtggatgccccatccctgcaggcattcaaggccaggctggatgtggctctgggcagcctgggctgctggttggtgaccctgcacacagcagggggttggagctgggtgagcactgtgggcctttgcagcccaggctATTGTGTGACTTTATGAATCCccagctaaagcaggttccctacagtaggttgcacaggaaagtgtccagatgACCCCTACCACCtctgcagccctttgctgcGCATCTGCTTAGAACTGAGGAACCCAGAAGGAGATCCAGTACTCCGGATGTAATCTCccctcagtgcagagcagagggggcaAGACCAGAATCCTAGACAAGAGACTATCTGAATGGTCCCCTACCTTCTCCCTGGCATGCACCAGCTCTGTGGCAGAACTCCGGGCCTCCCTCTGCAGCCGttccttctcctgctgcagcagctgctgctcctgggccatcagctgctccagctcatCCTGCTGTGAGCGCCCTGGGGAAGGCACAGCCCGTGCTAGGACTCGGTTCTTAAGACAGACAGAATTGCAGGGTTAGGCCTTCAACAGAGAAGCAGACGTTTTCTCTGTTCAGGTGGGGTTTAAGGAGGCTTTTGGTAGCTGCAGGGTTCCATCTCCCTCCCAGCCTGTGTGCCATTTCCCAGTCAAATCCAGCATGGTCATCCCAGCATGCAGCCAAGCACTTCACCACAATCACAGCTGGAATGGTTACTGTGAGTGCACACACAACTCAGCGGCACAAAAAGGGAAATAGGGCTCTATTTTGGAGCCTCATCAAGTAAATAACAGAACCCCATTACACATTATTCAGTAATAGCTGTGATTCAGCTCCTGTTGCACAATTCTCAAGCACTCTCCTTTCTGTGTGGATGTTAAATACTCCTTTAATTACAGGGCAAAGGAGCCAAATCAGGGGCTAAACTCATAATGCCAATTCAGGACTGCTGCCTGCCACCTCCTTCAGACCCACCTCCTCATCAGCTTGGCATTGCAAACAACCTTACCAACCTAATGATAGTTaactcttaaaaatgaaaactattaaAACCAGTAAGTAGCACAGAAatattgtgttattttttttataccCTCCTCCCTCCAGCCAGTTTGACTGCGAGCTTTCCATCACTTGTGTTTACAAGAGTCAAAACCAATGTCATTCAGAATCTACTTGCTCAGGCCTGCAGCACCATTTCTGCCTTGTACATTAATGAGCCAAGCTAAAAATGAGACTGGCTCCAGAGACAGGATGCCCATCTATAGGTCACCCACGTGGATCTGATAGAGGTCAGTTACCTTCTCATTGGCgttctgcagctgcttgtgTAAAGACATCACCTCTTGTTCGAGAGcttccttctcctgctgtgCCACCCGCAGGTCTGACCTCAGGCGGGACATCTGGAGGGTGGTGGTCTGCAGGGTTTCATCCAAGCTCTGAACCTGCAACGTGCCACAAACATCTGCTATTTGACTGCTGGCTGTTGGAAAGAGGTGATGAGGTGACACTGGTGGCCCACCCTCCTATAACACTAACCAGATCTTCAAGTCTCTGCTTCAAATGAGCTGCCTTACACTCTTAAATATGGCCAAAATACCACACCCAGACACCTTCCATCCCAGAATATTGACTGCGATATGCTGGGAAAAGGAGATTCTCTTGGAATTATTTCTTCATGGCCAATAAGAGTCAAGAGAAGCACCATCAGCCAAGTAAATGGccatttttcccttcccttggcTGCTAGGAAACAAGCTAGCACCAgaaagcagggagcagaagCAGGATCTCTGCAGTGGGACAGAGTGAATTGGCAAGAAGAACTtggaagtggggaaaaaaaggtcatATTTAACAAGTTTCCTTTTGTCCTTTAAGGACATCACTTTGAAAGCCCATCAAAGCGCCCATTCTCAGCTGCACGGAGTCTCTGCACATGTTAGAAGAGGGCTGTTTTCTATGAAAGAAGCTGTACCAGAAATTCTGAGATGCTTTGATTCAGGACCGTAACAAAACCCACTGTTATACCTTCTCCTGTGAAACTGATAGCTGTGTTTTCAGGGTCTGACTCTGCTGCTCCCAAGACTTCTGCTCCTGCTTCAAGCCGCCAACTGTGCTCTCCAAGAAGCTTACTTTGGCCACCTGGAATAAGATTACACAGCTAAGCCTGAATCATCTGGGATTTTCTTTAACTCAGTTTGACTTCAGGAGTTATGATAGATGGAGTTACAGCTCCGCAAGGAAGTTAGAGGGgagcaaaaaataaaccacagccCAACCAACTCAGTTTCAATCTATGCACAACAAGATCATTATTTATGGCATGCTTACTGTGCTGCCCCGGCCTGGAGTTAGCACAGAGTGCAAGAACACTGCcctccttgtcctgctgcaaCATTTCTATCCATGCCTCTGCTCCTCACGACGTTTGGAATTTGCTATGTGACCAAATTGCACTCAAGCTATGCTCCAAAAGCTCTTTTTAATAGCAATGAGGGAAAATATGCAATGGCACGGAAACCTTGATCTGGCCTGAAGGTAAGAAGGAAACCCAAAGTAGTTCTATTGCTTAAAGGGATGCAGACTCTGATATAAGGACTTCAGTACCTCATTACAGCACATGGGTAGGGACACGGGTGTGCAGTCCTGCCTTACCTTATCAATACACCTGCTTAATTCCTCGCTCAGCgcttccttctctttcagcagcttttcatttctagtCATCAAACTAGAGACTTCGTTCTGAAGGTCAGAGAGGTCAGGGCATCTGGGGAGCTGTGGGAGACAACCCCCTCCCATCAGTTCAGAGCTTTGCATGCAAGCATTAAACAAAGCCTTCTCCTTGCCTTAGGACCAATTGTAGTGTACTGGATAGAGTGGAAAAGATGGGAGCAGAATATCACTCATGTCCCAGGACAGCCTGTGTTAGGGCTCCTATGAACCACATGCCCACAGACAGGTGCTACACCTCCTGCACAGCGTGTATTAGCATGTTAAAGCCCCTGACATAATACAGGACCCATTGGGTTGTACAACACTAATtggaatggaaacagaacataCCAGATACTACATCTTTGAATTTCCATTTTGTATATTatggtgggttttgttttttagttttaagaACAACCAGAACATACCGGGAATTCTCcccacatccacacatctccATTCACCTGCTAACATCATCAGGGCAGATAAGGCTTTGGATACCTCCTTCccagaaaagggggaaagaaaagccacCCAGCTGACTTCTCATCCCTTTCCCACCTGGCGCAGTGCTTCAGCTTTGTCTGCCTGTTCCTGTGCACTTTGGGCTCTGCTCACTCAAGCCTTCTGTCTTTAATTACACTCGAGCCACAATCCACTCTTGACTCAATAGATCtcatctgcttttgctttttaaggcCATTATAAACCCCAAGCATTGGGAACATCAAAAGAGTGCTCTGCTTAAAAGACAAAGACTTCACAGCACCCTAATCAGGAAGGCTAATTCACTTTCACTTGTAGCCTTCATTATCTTTAATTATCATCATATCCTTACTGCCAAATGAACCATGTTTATATGGACAACAGCCAAGCCCTCCAGGAAATTATCTTTTTAAGTTCTGAGATGCCAAACCCTCCAAGTGGCACTCCtattgctttggttttgctaGGGGACATGGTGGAAGCAACCACTCCCTCAGAGGAGTGGATATTCTCCTGCCCACCCTACTAATACGAGCTAGAAAAGCCTTATATGTTGCTGTATTAAAGTTTTTAAGTCTCGGTCTTTAATGACAAAGACCAACTGTGAAAAATCTACTGCTCTTGATTAACTTTTGGCAAAGcctaagaaagcaaaaccaaccacAATTGAACAGCTGTATGTTGTACTGACAGGCTTCTGCAAGATTAATAACAATGTCGTTGATAATATACATTACATTATGACACTTGGTTAGAGAAATTAACTATTTCCATTACAATCAAGAGAGCAGAGCCCGTGAAGAGACAGGTTGGTGGCTCTAAGCCAACACCTGATGGTACCTGGATAGGGTGCCATACCTGTTTTgccttctccagctcctccttgAGAAGGCAGTTTTCCTGCTCCAACATATGAGCTTGAACTTTTGTTTTTGACAGCTCCATCTCCAAGGAGGACACCACATTTGATGACTGCAAGAAGTAAAAGGCTCAGATTTCAGTTTGAGAGACAGTAATGTTACACAGAGGGTGCTATGATCAGTGATATGGGTTGGGGAATAGATGCTAATTCCTCCTAATTGCTCCATCCCACTAGAGCCACTTATCCCATACCTTTACTTTATTGTTTTCTAGTTCCTCTTTCAGTGCCAATCTCTCCTTTTCCCACTCTTCCAGAGTACATCTTcctgcttccctttccttttgtttcagcaCCCTTGCCAGCTGTTGGTTGAGATCCTGCACATCTGCTTGGTTTTTGGAGTTTCTCTGGctcagttctgtgttttcagagtCCAGCTGCTGGTTCCTGGCCTTCAGATCTGCTACCTGAATTGGGAGAGCAGTGTTAATTAGGACTAATTTTGCACTGAacaatagatttatttttaaaacaattacagTAACATCAGTTGCCTTCAGATTGCATCGTCTAAAGGACTGATGATTGCTCAGTGATGTTCCTCCAGAGAAGCTGATGGACTCAGTCTGCATACCTGCTTTTTCAGATTGTCGACCATCTTCTGAACAGccactttctccttcctcactgCCTCTATCTTTTGCCTAGGGAAAAGGAAAGCTCATCAGCATAAGGGTCACTTGTTAATATACACGCCTGCAAAAACAAGCTGGTTGACATCACAATAAATGGTCAttctggatttttattttacacttgCATCACTGCTTTGCACAGGCTTGGTGAGTACCTGCTTCGTTGACACCCCCATACATCTCTTTCCTAGAAGACtgggggctggagcagctctcatatGAGGAAAGTTTgggggaactgggcttgtttagctttgAGTAGACTGCAAGGAGACCTCATagtggctttccagtacttgaaggaagcatataaacaggagggggaacggctgtttgtgagggtgggcagtgacaggacaagggggaatggtttgaaactgagacaggggaggtttaggctggatcttaggaggaagtttttcccccagagggtggtgacgcactggaacaggttgcccaaggaggctgtggatgccccatccctgcaggcattcaaggccaggctggatgtggctctgggcagcctgggctgctggttggtgaccctgcacacagcagggggttggagctggatgagcactgtgggcctttgcaacccaggccatcctatgataCAGCCCACGGGTTAAGCTCCTCCTTCAGCACTAAGATTGAGCAGGAGAAACTGTAGGCCAGGGGAAAGCACAAAGATTGCTGGTGGCACCAGACAGTCTGCTTGCTTCAAAGTCCAGGCAACACCTAAGGTGCTTTAGGAGAAAGGATGTGACTCTGCAGTGAGAGCCTGAAGGTGCACATGTGGTCCCATGGAGTCCTTACCGCATCTCCTCCTGGGATCCGTTCAGCTCCCTCAGTTTCAGGCTGGAAGCACTGCCCTCCTCGTTTAGCAGCGTCACTCTGTTTCTCAGaatggcattttcttctctgagcttCTCAGCCTCACATCTGTGGCAGAGAGATGAGACATATGAGAACAGCATCTGTGCATCACCAAAGGAGAGAAGGCACTGAAATCCTGACCCGCTTGTGATCCTCAGCAACAAAGCTGCAGCTGGGTTATTCATATGAGCTGTACATAGGTTTTACATATAGACTGCTTCCCAGATTGCGAGAAAGGGGATATTAGCTGTACAAAACTCCTGCACAAAGTTAGTTACCTAAGATAGCCAGTAGAAGTTTTGCACTTCTATACTGTACTACACCTTCTGGTCCTTAAGGTACCAGTAACATAGTTGTGACTTTGaagagctcagcaccaccaTAAGCAGACTGCTGGCACGGTGGCAggttcaaactaaaagaggtgaGAGTTGGACTGGACGTAAGGAAGAAGTTATTTACACTAAGGATGGAGAGGCTCCggcacaggttgcccacagaggCAGCGGTGCCCCATCCCAAGAGAAACCCAAGGTCAGGGGATGGGCTGTgtgcactgatggagctgtgggtgttcctGCACATTGCAGGGAGTGGGAGCAGATGGTCGtgaaaggtcccttccaactgtgaaaccattctatggctctgtgacTCTTTAGTGTTAACTCTGTtatttagaaaaagcaaaacaatcgTAGCTTTTCAAGTAACACCCAGtgctagaaaggaaaagaacaaagagcTGATATTAGTAAAAGctgaaagcattctgaaaacatAACCACCATCTTTTAGACACTAAAACACAGAGGGCCCTGCTGTCCCACATACACACTGCAAAGGCAATTGCATCAGTCGCTGGTATTATGTTGTGCTAAGTCGCATTCAGAGGAACAAGGCACACGTTTATTCCAGCCATGGTTATCCACGTTCAGACACCTACCAGCAGTCAGATTCTGAGGCACTGCTTTCTAGAGCTAAACTACAGGGGTTAatgtggcagctgctgggcGGTCAGTAGGGCTATGGATGGTCAGCAGGACACACTAGGTTAGTTTCTACGTGGAGCAGGCAGCAAGCTGgagtgctgtggggctgccacGCTTCCCACAAAGCTCTGCAAGCGTACATTACCTCAAAAGATCAACTttttgctgcagctcagtgcacgTGCTTTGCAAGCCATGCATCACCAcgttcctctcctcctccccttggAGATGCAGGTCATTGGGGTTAACCAGAGTGGGAACCTCCTCCAGCATCccactgtgctcctgcaggcCCCTCTTTCCTGTAGAGGTTTCCTTCATCGTGCTGTCACACTGGGCATGCTCATCTTGCAGAGCCTCAAACACTGCCACCCGTTCTTCCAGCTTCCCAAGCTGGCATCGTGGCCTTAACTTTCCCCTGGACACATCTATTTCTCCTCCAGTACTTTGGGTTTGGCCATCTTTCAATTCTCTAACTGCTTTGGGGAGCTGCGTGTTTTCCTCCCAGAGCTTCATGCTTTCCGGGTCACTTTCTTGTAGCTGGCAATGAAAGCTTCTCAGCTCACACAGGTTGTCTTCCAGGACTCTGTTTTGTTCAATTAACTTCATCACTTCAGATTTTAGGTCCTCATTTTCTGCCTGaatttcttcctgcagtgacagcagcttgGCTTGTGCCAACAGTCTTTCTTGCAGCTCTTCAACCCTCTCCCAGAGCTGAGGCATTGCACTTTCCAGGTCACTGTTCATCGATCCTGGAGCACATTCCAGTTCTTTGACGTGCTTGACCTCAGTCTGCAGCTTTGAAGCATCAGGATAAAAGCTTTCATTCCTGGGAGATGCTCTGTTACTTAGCAGACAGACATTCTGCTGCTTAATACCATTTTGGAGTATTTTTAGCCTGGATACTCTCtcaatatttctctttttttgcagCAGAGGCACCTGAGAAACCACCTCTTGATCCTTGTCCAAATCAAGGCTGCAATCACTTCCCAGTCCCATTTTACCCCGTGGTACCTGGCACACCCACACCTCAGGAGCATCACTGTCCACTCTGCTTCCATCACACGGCTCCTCCAAACCAGAACCCATCCCTTCTTTAAGGTCTGCAGTGTCAGCCTCCAGGAGCTGAAAGCCATCCAGATGctctcctttgctttcatctctgcagccaCAGGGCAGCCCTCCAGGGTGGGAGCAATCAGGCCAGGCACACCCCATAGATCTGCACTCAGCATCTCGCAGCCTTTGCTGCAGCCTGACAATCTCAGCAGCCATCCTGACATTTTCCTTCACAGCTTGCTCGTGCACCTTCTGCAGGTTTATAAGAACATCTGTGTCATCTCCCAGAGCTTCTGTACCGGAGAAAGAAgctattttgctctttgctttggtgTATTCATTCTCTAGGACCCGATAGTGATTCTGTACTGCAGAAAAACTATGATTCTCCCACTGCAACTTCTGCACTTTTTCTTGGAGGTTTGAGATCTCCAAATGCATCTCtgccttttctgcttctgctttcacacAGATGTCTTTGTTTAAACTTTCCAAAGCAAGAAGTTTGGAattcagttcttccttctcCCGCTTATACTCACTGTTGAGTctctccagtttctggctgaCCAACTTCCCACTTTCCTCCACCGTGTTGATACGTTCCTCTTTGTCCTTCAGCTCTTTCTCGTGGTCATTTTGCAGCTGTAACATCTCATTGCTCAGCTTTCTCTCTTGCTCCTCAGCAGCATCCCTCAGCTCCCGCAGCTCTTTCTGGAGCTGCTCCTTCTCACACACCAGCATGTTCACCTCCTCCTTAAACTTCTTCTCCAGgagctctttttctctgctcagtgcaACAGAAGCAGCCTTCTCATTTGCCAGGCTTTCCTTCAGCTGTTCATGGGCTTCAGCGACCTCCTGGGCAATTTCATCCCTTTCAAATTCCCACtgagccttctcctctctctgcagctccatAAGCTCATGCAGCTCTCGCTGGTGGCGGCCCTCCAGACTCTGGATGGTTTCTTCATATTTATTCACAAGTGTTTGGGTGTCAGCAGAGAACTGGCTTTCAGCATGAGATGCTCTTCTGTTATAGTCACTTTCCATTTTTCGCCTAAACATGGTTAACACAACACATTACTAAACCCTGGGCTAGCTCAGGAAGAGATCAATTTTCAAAGCTACTTAATGAAATGAACCAAATACTTACTTCCTCCTACTGAGTTTTAGCGGCACTACTGATTGCTGGGTGTTTCTGAGAGCAAAAGTTACACTGAAGCTTCAGTGATGATTCAGTGACCATAGCCATGAGATGTGCCCTTTGAAATAAATGGTGCTATGTATAGCATGTTCTCCTTCTACACCTGGTATTGAATTTGTGGGGGCAGATATTCTTGTCCCCATCTCTCCCTGTCAGCTCAGGATGGTCTCATTACTTTTGACACTCACTCCTGACCAGACGCATTTACCAACCACCTGTTTGCTTCT is part of the Coturnix japonica isolate 7356 chromosome 5, Coturnix japonica 2.1, whole genome shotgun sequence genome and harbors:
- the NIN gene encoding ninein isoform X3: MDEAEQDQYEARLKELFDSFDSTGTGSLGQEELTDLCHVLHLEEVAPALQQTLLQGNLLGRVHFDQFKEALILILSRTLSNEEHFQEPDCSPEAQPKYIKGNKRYGRRSLPEFQQSVEDFAEVTVLEPLGEEVQPPHITTSSREQRWKTQDSEEYEAEGQLRFWNPDDLNASQGTSLPTPEWVEEKLQEVCEHLGITRDGHLNRKKLISICEQFGLQHIDGEVLEEVLHNLEQDGTMSVEDFFYSLFRNAKPLTPSASTPYRQLKRHLSMQSFDESGRRTAGPTAMPSTIGFCLFSGLDDGMGYGCVEGILDCWHQEGVENSQDVLKALDFSLDGKVNLTELTLALENELLITKNSIHQAALASFKTEIRHLLERIDQVAREKEKLRSDLEKAEKLKSLMASEVDDHHAAIERRNEYNLRKLDEEYKERIGALKNELRKEREQILQQANRQRLELEQEIEKLKTDENYIRDRLTLSLKENSRLESELLETGEKLAEYESLASKLQRNLENVLAEKFGDLDPSSAEFFLQEERLAQMKSEYELQCRELQDQIDELHSELEEYRTQGKVFRPSLKNSLSEEFDIDIKSYGNSGIEPDQGLGSEDCNPLNMSIEAEMAIEQMKEQHHRDLHHLKQELEDAVSHYEKQLDETKTHCEREQEDMRKKYGEEMCVMEEQIAGLRSQVAELQGEAAALREQQEKLGCEHDAEKNKLQVSFSEEKANLQELLRQEHEDDVRARLEQANEKFNREREELIQNGAWAEEKMRALLQALQEEKGELEHSFHQQLERMAEAHSMEKEELLRKHRLELEEERRKMESDYNRRASHAESQFSADTQTLVNKYEETIQSLEGRHQRELHELMELQREEKAQWEFERDEIAQEVAEAHEQLKESLANEKAASVALSREKELLEKKFKEEVNMLVCEKEQLQKELRELRDAAEEQERKLSNEMLQLQNDHEKELKDKEERINTVEESGKLVSQKLERLNSEYKREKEELNSKLLALESLNKDICVKAEAEKAEMHLEISNLQEKVQKLQWENHSFSAVQNHYRVLENEYTKAKSKIASFSGTEALGDDTDVLINLQKVHEQAVKENVRMAAEIVRLQQRLRDAECRSMGCAWPDCSHPGGLPCGCRDESKGEHLDGFQLLEADTADLKEGMGSGLEEPCDGSRVDSDAPEVWVCQVPRGKMGLGSDCSLDLDKDQEVVSQVPLLQKKRNIERVSRLKILQNGIKQQNVCLLSNRASPRNESFYPDASKLQTEVKHVKELECAPGSMNSDLESAMPQLWERVEELQERLLAQAKLLSLQEEIQAENEDLKSEVMKLIEQNRVLEDNLCELRSFHCQLQESDPESMKLWEENTQLPKAVRELKDGQTQSTGGEIDVSRGKLRPRCQLGKLEERVAVFEALQDEHAQCDSTMKETSTGKRGLQEHSGMLEEVPTLVNPNDLHLQGEEERNVVMHGLQSTCTELQQKVDLLRCEAEKLREENAILRNRVTLLNEEGSASSLKLRELNGSQEEMRQKIEAVRKEKVAVQKMVDNLKKQVADLKARNQQLDSENTELSQRNSKNQADVQDLNQQLARVLKQKEREAGRCTLEEWEKERLALKEELENNKVKSSNVVSSLEMELSKTKVQAHMLEQENCLLKEELEKAKQLPRCPDLSDLQNEVSSLMTRNEKLLKEKEALSEELSRCIDKVAKVSFLESTVGGLKQEQKSWEQQSQTLKTQLSVSQEKVQSLDETLQTTTLQMSRLRSDLRVAQQEKEALEQEVMSLHKQLQNANEKNRVLARAVPSPGRSQQDELEQLMAQEQQLLQQEKERLQREARSSATELVHAREKIRQLESTVLSLKHQKHQSQSGIVKAIEQEKLSLKRECEQLQKELSSANRKISQMNSLGHELETSSENEGLRKKQVKLDDQLMENSVVGTSREGCSSLSEIVCEDATLEQQRDA
- the NIN gene encoding ninein isoform X2; translation: MDEAEQDQYEARLKELFDSFDSTGTGSLGQEELTDLCHVLHLEEVAPALQQTLLQGNLLGRVHFDQFKEALILILSRTLSNEEHFQEPDCSPEAQPKYIKGNKRYGRRSLPEFQQSVEDFAEVTVLEPLGEEVQPPHITTSSREQRWKTQDSEEYEAEGQLRFWNPDDLNASQGTSLPTPEWVEEKLQEVCEHLGITRDGHLNRKKLISICEQFGLQHIDGEVLEEVLHNLEQDGTMSVEDFFYSLFRNAKPLTPSASTPYRQLKRHLSMQSFDESGRRTAGPTAMPSTIGFCLFSGLDDGMGYGCVEGILDCWHQEGVENSQDVLKALDFSLDGKVNLTELTLALENELLITKNSIHQAALASFKTEIRHLLERIDQVAREKEKLRSDLEKAEKLKSLMASEVDDHHAAIERRNEYNLRKLDEEYKERIGALKNELRKEREQILQQANRQRLELEQEIEKLKTDENYIRDRLTLSLKENSRLESELLETGEKLAEYESLASKLQRNLENVLAEKFGDLDPSSAEFFLQEERLAQMKSEYELQCRELQDQIDELHSELEEYRTQGKVFRPSLKNSLSEEFDIDIKSYGNSGIEPDQGLGSEDCNPLNMSIEAEMAIEQMKEQHHRDLHHLKQELEDAVSHYEKQLDETKTHCEREQEDMRKKYGEEMCVMEEQIAGLRSQVAELQGEAAALREQQEKLGCEHDAEKNKLQVSFSEEKANLQELLRQEHEDDVRARLEQANEKFNREREELIQNGAWAEEKMRALLQALQEEKGELEHSFHQQLERMAEAHSMEKEELLRKHRLELEEERRKMESDYNRRASHAESQFSADTQTLVNKYEETIQSLEGRHQRELHELMELQREEKAQWEFERDEIAQEVAEAHEQLKESLANEKAASVALSREKELLEKKFKEEVNMLVCEKEQLQKELRELRDAAEEQERKLSNEMLQLQNDHEKELKDKEERINTVEESGKLVSQKLERLNSEYKREKEELNSKLLALESLNKDICVKAEAEKAEMHLEISNLQEKVQKLQWENHSFSAVQNHYRVLENEYTKAKSKIASFSGTEALGDDTDVLINLQKVHEQAVKENVRMAAEIVRLQQRLRDAECRSMGCAWPDCSHPGGLPCGCRDESKGEHLDGFQLLEADTADLKEGMGSGLEEPCDGSRVDSDAPEVWVCQVPRGKMGLGSDCSLDLDKDQEVVSQVPLLQKKRNIERVSRLKILQNGIKQQNVCLLSNRASPRNESFYPDASKLQTEVKHVKELECAPGSMNSDLESAMPQLWERVEELQERLLAQAKLLSLQEEIQAENEDLKSEVMKLIEQNRVLEDNLCELRSFHCQLQESDPESMKLWEENTQLPKAVRELKDGQTQSTGGEIDVSRGKLRPRCQLGKLEERVAVFEALQDEHAQCDSTMKETSTGKRGLQEHSGMLEEVPTLVNPNDLHLQGEEERNVVMHGLQSTCTELQQKVDLLRCEAEKLREENAILRNRVTLLNEEGSASSLKLRELNGSQEEMRQKIEAVRKEKVAVQKMVDNLKKQVADLKARNQQLDSENTELSQRNSKNQADVQDLNQQLARVLKQKEREAGRCTLEEWEKERLALKEELENNKVKSSNVVSSLEMELSKTKVQAHMLEQENCLLKEELEKAKQLPRCPDLSDLQNEVSSLMTRNEKLLKEKEALSEELSRCIDKVAKVSFLESTVGGLKQEQKSWEQQSQTLKTQLSVSQEKVQSLDETLQTTTLQMSRLRSDLRVAQQEKEALEQEVMSLHKQLQNANEKNRVLARAVPSPGRSQQDELEQLMAQEQQLLQQEKERLQREARSSATELVHAREKIRQLESTVLSLKHQKHQSQSGIVKAIEQEKLSLKRECEQLQKELSSANRKISQMNSLGHELETSSENEGLRKKQVKLDDQLMEMRHSSSSGMLSQPLPPRELPQQGCAVVPREQFLQLQQQLLQAEQRSQRLQEELESRPSETNMQQALLPEQRAVHADSYRRIGHL